The Panicum hallii strain FIL2 chromosome 9, PHallii_v3.1, whole genome shotgun sequence genome has a window encoding:
- the LOC112874804 gene encoding probable UDP-3-O-acyl-N-acetylglucosamine deacetylase 2, mitochondrial isoform X2: MSSSAARALKSVSRAAFSWKPTGRPQQTLAATVSRSGVGLHSGARVTSTLIPTHAGEGRYFLVDGEEARVAAEVGNAEPRSQLCTTLRRGEGGGPRVRTVEHLLSAMEALGVDNCRVEVSGGDEVRRRLICCHFVLAPNWQFVTAQEWVEAIRSAGLCAAEDTSGQNLEKLAPQIHEPVYLQRDDCFVAAFPSSRIRISYGIDFPKVPAIGCQWFFTYLDANIYSSEIAPARTFCIFEEIEKMRGSGLIKGGSLENAMVCSMSGGWLNPPLRFEDEPCRHKILDLIGDFSLLAQNGNQGFPIAHIVAYKAGHALHTNFLSHLSGKITMDQEELAGQC, translated from the exons AtgtcctcctccgccgcccgagccCTCAAGTCCGTCTCCCGCGCTGCCTTCTCCTGGAAGCCG ACGGGACGGCCGCAGCAAACGCTGGCGGCGACCGTGAGCAGGTCTGGCGTGGGCCTCCACTCGGGCGCGCGCGTCACATCCACGCTAATCCCGACGCACGCCGGCGAGGGTAGGTATTTCCTCGTGGACGGCGAGGAGGCgagggtggcggcggaggtggggaACGCCGAGCCACGGTCGCAGCTCTGCACGACGCTTCGGCGGGGCGAAGGCGGGGGCCCGCGGGTCCGCACGGTGGAGCACCTTCTCTCCGCGATGGAGGCGCTCGGCGTCGACAATTGCCGCGTCGAGGTCAGCGGTGGCGACGAGGTGCGTCGACGTTTGATCTGTTGCCACTTCGTTCTAGCTCCCAACTGGCAATTTGTTACTG CACAAGAGTGGGTAGAGGCAATACGAAGTGCAGGTTTGTGTGCGGCAGAGGATACAAGTGGCCAAAACTTGGAGAAACTGGCCCCCCAAATTCATGAACCTGTTTACTTGCAGAGAGATGATTGCTTCGTAGCTGCATTCCCTAGCTCACGAATCCGCATCAGCTATGGAATTGATTTCCCAAAG GTGCCAGCAATTGGGTGTCAATGGTTTTTTACATACCTGGATGCTAATATATACTCAAGCGAGATTGCTCCGGCAAGAACTTTCTGTATATTTGAAGAG ATCGAAAAAATGCGTGGTTCTGGGCTCATCAAAGGAGGGTCACTAGAAAATGCTATGGTTTGCAG CATGTCTGGTGGCTGGCTAAATCCACCGCTGCGGTTTGAAGATGAACCTTGCCGTCACAAGATTTTAGATCTTATAGGTGACTTCTCGCTTCTTGCACAGAATGGTAACCAGGGTTTCCCAATTGCTCATATAGTTGCCTATAAG
- the LOC112874804 gene encoding probable UDP-3-O-acyl-N-acetylglucosamine deacetylase 2, mitochondrial isoform X1, whose amino-acid sequence MSSSAARALKSVSRAAFSWKPTNPFGQTGRPQQTLAATVSRSGVGLHSGARVTSTLIPTHAGEGRYFLVDGEEARVAAEVGNAEPRSQLCTTLRRGEGGGPRVRTVEHLLSAMEALGVDNCRVEVSGGDEVRRRLICCHFVLAPNWQFVTAQEWVEAIRSAGLCAAEDTSGQNLEKLAPQIHEPVYLQRDDCFVAAFPSSRIRISYGIDFPKVPAIGCQWFFTYLDANIYSSEIAPARTFCIFEEIEKMRGSGLIKGGSLENAMVCSMSGGWLNPPLRFEDEPCRHKILDLIGDFSLLAQNGNQGFPIAHIVAYKAGHALHTNFLSHLSGKITMDQEELAGQC is encoded by the exons AtgtcctcctccgccgcccgagccCTCAAGTCCGTCTCCCGCGCTGCCTTCTCCTGGAAGCCG ACTAACCCCTTCGGCCAGACGGGACGGCCGCAGCAAACGCTGGCGGCGACCGTGAGCAGGTCTGGCGTGGGCCTCCACTCGGGCGCGCGCGTCACATCCACGCTAATCCCGACGCACGCCGGCGAGGGTAGGTATTTCCTCGTGGACGGCGAGGAGGCgagggtggcggcggaggtggggaACGCCGAGCCACGGTCGCAGCTCTGCACGACGCTTCGGCGGGGCGAAGGCGGGGGCCCGCGGGTCCGCACGGTGGAGCACCTTCTCTCCGCGATGGAGGCGCTCGGCGTCGACAATTGCCGCGTCGAGGTCAGCGGTGGCGACGAGGTGCGTCGACGTTTGATCTGTTGCCACTTCGTTCTAGCTCCCAACTGGCAATTTGTTACTG CACAAGAGTGGGTAGAGGCAATACGAAGTGCAGGTTTGTGTGCGGCAGAGGATACAAGTGGCCAAAACTTGGAGAAACTGGCCCCCCAAATTCATGAACCTGTTTACTTGCAGAGAGATGATTGCTTCGTAGCTGCATTCCCTAGCTCACGAATCCGCATCAGCTATGGAATTGATTTCCCAAAG GTGCCAGCAATTGGGTGTCAATGGTTTTTTACATACCTGGATGCTAATATATACTCAAGCGAGATTGCTCCGGCAAGAACTTTCTGTATATTTGAAGAG ATCGAAAAAATGCGTGGTTCTGGGCTCATCAAAGGAGGGTCACTAGAAAATGCTATGGTTTGCAG CATGTCTGGTGGCTGGCTAAATCCACCGCTGCGGTTTGAAGATGAACCTTGCCGTCACAAGATTTTAGATCTTATAGGTGACTTCTCGCTTCTTGCACAGAATGGTAACCAGGGTTTCCCAATTGCTCATATAGTTGCCTATAAG
- the LOC112874804 gene encoding probable UDP-3-O-acyl-N-acetylglucosamine deacetylase 2, mitochondrial isoform X3 has protein sequence MSSSAARALKSVSRAAFSWKPTNPFGQTGRPQQTLAATVSRSGVGLHSGARVTSTLIPTHAGEGRYFLVDGEEARVAAEVGNAEPRSQLCTTLRRGEGGGPRVRTVEHLLSAMEALGVDNCRVEVSGGDEIPLLDGSAQEWVEAIRSAGLCAAEDTSGQNLEKLAPQIHEPVYLQRDDCFVAAFPSSRIRISYGIDFPKVPAIGCQWFFTYLDANIYSSEIAPARTFCIFEEIEKMRGSGLIKGGSLENAMVCSMSGGWLNPPLRFEDEPCRHKILDLIGDFSLLAQNGNQGFPIAHIVAYKAGHALHTNFLSHLSGKITMDQEELAGQC, from the exons AtgtcctcctccgccgcccgagccCTCAAGTCCGTCTCCCGCGCTGCCTTCTCCTGGAAGCCG ACTAACCCCTTCGGCCAGACGGGACGGCCGCAGCAAACGCTGGCGGCGACCGTGAGCAGGTCTGGCGTGGGCCTCCACTCGGGCGCGCGCGTCACATCCACGCTAATCCCGACGCACGCCGGCGAGGGTAGGTATTTCCTCGTGGACGGCGAGGAGGCgagggtggcggcggaggtggggaACGCCGAGCCACGGTCGCAGCTCTGCACGACGCTTCGGCGGGGCGAAGGCGGGGGCCCGCGGGTCCGCACGGTGGAGCACCTTCTCTCCGCGATGGAGGCGCTCGGCGTCGACAATTGCCGCGTCGAGGTCAGCGGTGGCGACGAG ATTCCTTTGCTTGATGGATCAGCACAAGAGTGGGTAGAGGCAATACGAAGTGCAGGTTTGTGTGCGGCAGAGGATACAAGTGGCCAAAACTTGGAGAAACTGGCCCCCCAAATTCATGAACCTGTTTACTTGCAGAGAGATGATTGCTTCGTAGCTGCATTCCCTAGCTCACGAATCCGCATCAGCTATGGAATTGATTTCCCAAAG GTGCCAGCAATTGGGTGTCAATGGTTTTTTACATACCTGGATGCTAATATATACTCAAGCGAGATTGCTCCGGCAAGAACTTTCTGTATATTTGAAGAG ATCGAAAAAATGCGTGGTTCTGGGCTCATCAAAGGAGGGTCACTAGAAAATGCTATGGTTTGCAG CATGTCTGGTGGCTGGCTAAATCCACCGCTGCGGTTTGAAGATGAACCTTGCCGTCACAAGATTTTAGATCTTATAGGTGACTTCTCGCTTCTTGCACAGAATGGTAACCAGGGTTTCCCAATTGCTCATATAGTTGCCTATAAG
- the LOC112874804 gene encoding probable UDP-3-O-acyl-N-acetylglucosamine deacetylase 2, mitochondrial isoform X4, with the protein MSSSAARALKSVSRAAFSWKPTGRPQQTLAATVSRSGVGLHSGARVTSTLIPTHAGEGRYFLVDGEEARVAAEVGNAEPRSQLCTTLRRGEGGGPRVRTVEHLLSAMEALGVDNCRVEVSGGDEIPLLDGSAQEWVEAIRSAGLCAAEDTSGQNLEKLAPQIHEPVYLQRDDCFVAAFPSSRIRISYGIDFPKVPAIGCQWFFTYLDANIYSSEIAPARTFCIFEEIEKMRGSGLIKGGSLENAMVCSMSGGWLNPPLRFEDEPCRHKILDLIGDFSLLAQNGNQGFPIAHIVAYKAGHALHTNFLSHLSGKITMDQEELAGQC; encoded by the exons AtgtcctcctccgccgcccgagccCTCAAGTCCGTCTCCCGCGCTGCCTTCTCCTGGAAGCCG ACGGGACGGCCGCAGCAAACGCTGGCGGCGACCGTGAGCAGGTCTGGCGTGGGCCTCCACTCGGGCGCGCGCGTCACATCCACGCTAATCCCGACGCACGCCGGCGAGGGTAGGTATTTCCTCGTGGACGGCGAGGAGGCgagggtggcggcggaggtggggaACGCCGAGCCACGGTCGCAGCTCTGCACGACGCTTCGGCGGGGCGAAGGCGGGGGCCCGCGGGTCCGCACGGTGGAGCACCTTCTCTCCGCGATGGAGGCGCTCGGCGTCGACAATTGCCGCGTCGAGGTCAGCGGTGGCGACGAG ATTCCTTTGCTTGATGGATCAGCACAAGAGTGGGTAGAGGCAATACGAAGTGCAGGTTTGTGTGCGGCAGAGGATACAAGTGGCCAAAACTTGGAGAAACTGGCCCCCCAAATTCATGAACCTGTTTACTTGCAGAGAGATGATTGCTTCGTAGCTGCATTCCCTAGCTCACGAATCCGCATCAGCTATGGAATTGATTTCCCAAAG GTGCCAGCAATTGGGTGTCAATGGTTTTTTACATACCTGGATGCTAATATATACTCAAGCGAGATTGCTCCGGCAAGAACTTTCTGTATATTTGAAGAG ATCGAAAAAATGCGTGGTTCTGGGCTCATCAAAGGAGGGTCACTAGAAAATGCTATGGTTTGCAG CATGTCTGGTGGCTGGCTAAATCCACCGCTGCGGTTTGAAGATGAACCTTGCCGTCACAAGATTTTAGATCTTATAGGTGACTTCTCGCTTCTTGCACAGAATGGTAACCAGGGTTTCCCAATTGCTCATATAGTTGCCTATAAG